CTGATCAAGATCGGCTATGCTATGGCGATCTTCCTGTGTGCCTACCTGGCGAACGTCGTGTTCTCCCTGTGGTACAACATCAAGATCAACTGTGAACCCTTCAGCCGCGAAAAGCTGGCGACCGGCGGCCTGAAGGCGCTGACGTTCATCGTCGGACTGACCCTTCTGTGTATCGCGATCACCACCCTTCCGATCTTCGCGACGGAAGTCGGCTGGACGATTCCTGACGAATACGCGGAACTGTTCGCCGATTTGATCATCGTCGGCGCGGTCCTTCTGGTCGCCTGTAAGTATATCAAGGAAGCCTTCACAAAGTTCGTCGCGATCCTGAACACGCCGGCGGACACCGTACCCGCAAAGGAGGAAAAAGAGCATGAGCAACAGCCCGTTAGTGACGTATTCCAGGATCAGCCCGAACCGGACCAGCCCCAGGAATCATAAGATCGACACCATCACGATTCATTGTATTGTCGGACAATGGACGGCGAAGCAAGGCTGTGACTACTTCGCCACCACCGGCCGCGAGTGTTCCGCGAACTACGTCGTCGGGAAGGACGGTTCGATCGGCCTGTCCGTGGAGGAACAGGACCGGTCCTGGTGCAGTTCGTCCCGCTCCAACGACCACCGCGCGATCACGATCGAAGTCGCGTCCGACACGAAGCACCCCTACAAGGTGACGGACCAGGCCCTGGCCGCCCTGATCGACCTTCTGGTGGATATTTGCCGCCGGAATGGGATCAAGGCCCTTCTGTGGAAGGGCGACAAGTCCCTGATCGGCCAGGTGGACAAGCAGAACATGACCGTTCACCGGTGGTTCGCGAACAAGGCCTGTCCTGGCGACTATCTCTATAATCTCCACCCCCAGATCGCGGCCCAGGTGAACGAACGCCTGGGCGCGGCCGCGCCGGCGGAGCCGGAGAAGAAGCCCAGCCAGACGCCCAGCGGCGCCACCTTCACCCCCTACCTGGTGCGGATCACGGCGTCCGTCCTGAATATCCGAAAAGGCCCTGGCACGACCTACGCCGTCACCGGCCAGATCAAGGACCGCGGCGTCTATACCATCGTCGAGCAGAAGGGCAACTGGGGCCGCCTGAAGTCCGGCGCCGGCTGGATCAGCCTGTCCTATACGAAGAAGGTCTGACGATGGGAATGAAGCTGGACGGACTGGCGAACTTCGGGAAGGCCCTGGTCGCCCTTCAGGCCGATATACCGGAGATCATGGACAAACTGGTCGTCGGCGAAGGCCGCTTCGCCCGTGACCAGGCCAGGAAGATTTGCACCGAAGAAAACATCATCAACACCGGCGACTATCGCCGGAACTTCAACAGCAGTTC
This window of the Dysosmobacter acutus genome carries:
- a CDS encoding N-acetylmuramoyl-L-alanine amidase encodes the protein MSNSPLVTYSRISPNRTSPRNHKIDTITIHCIVGQWTAKQGCDYFATTGRECSANYVVGKDGSIGLSVEEQDRSWCSSSRSNDHRAITIEVASDTKHPYKVTDQALAALIDLLVDICRRNGIKALLWKGDKSLIGQVDKQNMTVHRWFANKACPGDYLYNLHPQIAAQVNERLGAAAPAEPEKKPSQTPSGATFTPYLVRITASVLNIRKGPGTTYAVTGQIKDRGVYTIVEQKGNWGRLKSGAGWISLSYTKKV